A segment of the Leptolyngbya sp. NIES-3755 genome:
TTTTCCTTTTGCCTTAGCCATGTGTTTTGCTCCTAGAAGTTCAGACCAGCTTCACGGGCAGCATCCGCTAAGGTCTGGACGCGACCATGATAGAGATTACCACCGCGATCGAACACCACTTGTTCGATCCCTTTTGCTTTTGCGCGTTGGGCAATCAACTTACCCACTTCTGATGCAGCCGCGCAGTTTGCTCCCGATTCGATCTTGTCTTTGACTTCAGGATCAACCGTGGAAGCAGAAGCGATCGTATGTTGAGCCACATCATCGATCAGTTGCACATAGATATGCTGATTCGATCGAAATACGGCTAAACGGGGACGCTCTGAAGTACCAGACACGCGACGGCGAATTCGAGCGTGGCGCTTTTGTGTAGATTCTCGACGACTTACTTTGCTCATGGCTTATTTCTTCCCTTTACCGCCAGTCTTACCAACCTTGCGACGAACCACCTCGCCCTGGTAGCGAATTCCCTTCCCTTTGTAGGGTTCTGGAGGACGCACCGCACGAATCTTAGCTGCCGTGTTACCGACGATTTCTTTATCAATTCCAGTCACAATCACGTTGGTGTTGTTTTCAACCTGGAATTGAACACCATCGGGCGGTTCGATCAAGACTGGATGGCTATAACCCATGTTCATGTTCAAGTTCTTACCCTGAACCGCAGCACGATAACCGACCCCTTGAATTTCTAAGCGGCGTTGAAATCCGTTAGAAACCCCTTCAACCATGTTGGCAACGAGGGTGCGGCAAAGACCGTGACGTTCACGTGCCATTCGAGAATCATTTACCCGATTGACGTTGATCGTGTCGCCTTCGGTTTCGATCGTCACACCAGCCGGAAGCACTCGTGAGAGTTCTCCTTTGGGTCCTTTGACGACGACTTGTTGACCGCTAACGGTAACAGTCACCTTTGCAGGAATTGTAATCGGACGTTTTCCAATACGAGACATTGTTTATTCCTCCTACCAAACGTAGCAAAGGACTTCGCCGCCAATGCCCGTTTTACGAGCTTCGCGATCGGTCATGATGCCGCTAGATGTTGATACGATCGCAATTCCAATACCGCCCAATACACGCGGTAGGTCTTTACGATTTTTGTACACCCGCAAACCTGGACGGCTCACTCGCTTGAGTGCAGTGATGATCGGTTTGCGATTTTTGCCTTTGTATTTGAGACCCAAGACTAGGTTTTTCTTGGGAATTTCACCCACTTCTTCGACTGAGGCGATAAAGCCTTCAGCGACCAGTACTTCTGCAATACTGCGAGTCATGCGGGTGGATGGAACTTCGGTCGTTTGGTGACGCGCCAGACTAGCGTTCCGAATGCGCGTCAGCATATCTGAAATGGTGTCGTTTGCTGCCATAGTTGCCTCTGTGGTTTGACTGCGTTAGTTATCTCGGAACGGCATACCCATTTCTTTCAGCAGGGCACGTCCTTCTTCATCAGTGTTGGCAGTCGTAATGATCGAGATGTCCATCCCCCGAATTTGATCGATACTGTCGTATTCGATTTCGGGGAAGATCAGTTGCTCTCTCAGACCGAGGGTATAGTTTCCACGTCCGTCAAAGCTTTTCGGGCTGATGCCGCGAAAGTCCCGAATCCGAGGCAAGGCTAGATTCATCAAACGATCCAGGAAGTTATACATTCGATCGGCTCTTAGCGTCACCATCACCCCAACTGGCATTCCTTGACGAATTTTGAAACCTGCGATCGCTTTTTTAGCGCGAGTAACAACAGGTTTTTGACCAGTGATGATTGCGAGTTCGTTGACAGATGCTTCAAGCGCTTTCGCATTTTGAGACGCTTCGCCTAGACCCCGGTTAACGGTGATCTTGACGACCTTCGGAACTTCATGGATGTTCTTGTAGCTAAACTGCTCGGTTAACTTGGGAACAACTTTTTCTTGGTACGAAGTTTTCAGTCTGTTGGACATGGTTTTTAGTTCCTCCCTGGGCTTGGTCAGGGCTAATTTGAATGGATCGGCTTAATCAATGATTTCGCCGGTTTTGACGAGCTTTCTCACTTTGCGTCCATCCTCAGTGAAGGTGTAGCAAACGCGAGAAGCAACCTTTTCTTTCTGCGAATACAGCATCACATTGGAACTATGAATCGGAAATTCATACGTTTCAATTCGACCGGATTCACCTTCTTGCTGCGGCTTGATGTGCTTGGTCTTGAGGTTTACACCTTTGACAATCACTTTGCTGAGCTTGGGGAATGCACGAACAATCTCGCCCACTTTCCCTTTATCGTTTCCGGAAATCACTTGAACAGTGTCGCCTGCTTTCACGTGCATTTTCAGTGCAACCAGGGACTTTTTCTTCTTAAATGGCATCTACAGCACCTCCGGCGCTAGAGAAACAATCTTGGTGAAGTTCTTTTCGCGGAGTTCACGCGCAACCGGACCAAACACACGGGTTCCTCTCGGATTACCGTCTGCGTTAATGATCACGGCGGCATTGTCATCAAATCGAATGCTCATCCCGCTGTCACGCCGCAAGGTTTTGCGAGTGCGAACAATTACGGCTTTGACCACATCCGACTTCTTCACTGCCATGTTCGGGATTGCATCCTTCACAACAGCAACAATCACATCGCCAACTCCGGCATAGCGACGATTACCACCCAGTACACGAATGCACATGAGCTTTCTTGCGCCGCTGTTATCTGCCACATTGAGATAGCTTTCCTGCTGAATCATGTCCGTCTCCTAGTAGGGTTAGGCTTTGGTACTCACGATCTCAAGCACAGTCCAACATTTGGTGCGGCTCAAGGGTCGAGTTTCCTGAATTCGGACGCGATCGCCTTGTTTGCACTTGTTTTCTTCGTCATGTGCTTTGTAGCGCTTTGTCCGAACTACGATTTTTCCGTATTTGGGGTGTGCTGTGCGACTTTCCACAGCAACCACCACCGTTTTGTCCATCTTGTCGCTGACAACTAAGCCAACTCTTTCTTTAACTGCCATTGGAGTTATTCACCTTTCAACTGTCTTTCACGTTCAACGGTCAGCAACTGCGAGAGGCGGTGTTTGACGTGCTTGAACTGATGTGGTTTTTCGAGTTGACGAGTTCCCTGCTGCATTCGGAGTTGGAAGAGTTCTTTCTTAGTAGAGAGAATCTGATCCGAAAGTTCCTCGTCGTTGAGCGATCGAGCGTCTGCAATTTTTGGAAGTGCCATGTTTATGATTCCTCCTCGACGACTTGCTGACGGGTGATGAATTTGGTCTTAATCGGGAGTTTGTACTGTGCGAGTCGCATTGCTTCTCTTGCAGTCTCTTCGGGCACTCCAGCGATTTCAAACATAATCCGACCCGGTTTGACGACTGCAACCCAGTATTCGGGCGCACCTTTACCAGATCCCATCCGGGTTTCTGCGGCACGAGCGGTTACAGGCTTGTCAGGGAAAATCCGAATCCAGATTTGTCCACCCCGGCGGATGTAGCGCGTCATAGCACGACGGCTGGCTTCAATTTGGCGCGATGTGATCCAGGTTGGCTCTAAGGCTTGTAAGCCAAAGTCACCGAAGTTCAGTTGACTTCCACGTGTCGCCAATCCTTTCATTCGACCGCGCTGCTGCTTACGGAATTTTGTTCTTCTTGGGCTTAACATTGGTCGATACCTAGTGGGATTGTGGGGGAGGGGGTGTGGGGTGCGGGGTGCGGGGTGCGAGGGGAAAGAAGGCAAAAATATCTCTAAAATTCTCTTTTTTCTTAAAACCTCACACCTCACACCTCGTACCTCGCACCCTCCTTCTTACCCTTCGTTCGATCGATCTTCAAAACGCTGACGACGCTGTTGACGACGACGCGGTTGTTGGTTCGGTGCAACGACTTCCGCTTCACGCTCTTGTCCGGGCAGGATTTCTCCTTTGAACACCCAAACTTTAATTCCCAACGTTCCGTAGATCGTTTGAGCAGTGGTGCAAACGTAGTCGATGTCTGCTCTCAAGGTGTGCAGCGGGACACTTCCTTCACGCGAGGCTTCTGGACGAGCAATTTCAGCCCCGTTCAGACGACCGCTCACTTGAATTTTGATGCCTTCGATGCCAGCCCGTTGAGCGCGTTGAATTGCCTGACGCACGACGCGACGGAACGAAACCCGACGCTCTAGCTGTTCAGCAATATATTCACCGATCAGCGCAGCATCCGCATCCACACGAGCGACTTCCACCACATTGATGCGGATTTGTCGATCGCTAGCTCCTAATGCTTGCTGAAGGTTGGTTCTCAGCACTTCGATTCCAGCACCACCGCGACCGACGACAACGCCGGGACGTGAGGTACGGATTTCTAAATCGATTTGATCGGCTTTGCGCTCGATGCGGATTTCAGAAATCCCTGGCTTTTTCAGGTTATCTAAGTTCTTCGGGTTCTTGGTGAAGAAGTGCCGAATTTTGTGGTCTTCCTGAAGCAAGTCGGGATAACGATCGGAATCCGCGAACCAGCGCGATCGATGTTCTTTGATCACACCGAGCCGAAATCCATTGGGGTTAATCTTCTGTCCCATGTTGTTCTCCCTTATGAATCTGCGCCAGGTGCAACGCCGATCGTGATGTGGCACGTCGGTTTGCGGATCTGGTATGCCCGTCCTTGCGCTCTCGGTCTAAACCGTTTCAAGACAGGTCCTTGGTCAGCGAATGCTTGACTGACGACCAGATCGCCCCGGTTCAAACCTTCGTTGTGTTCCGCGTTTGCGGCTGCCGATCGTAGAACCTTAAGCACAGGTTCACAAGCGCGATACGGCATGAATTCGAGGATAATCAGCGCTTCCCGATAGGAACGACCGCGAATTTGATCCAGCACCCGACGCACCTTGAACGGTGACATCCGAATGTAGCGAGCTACCGCTTTAACTTCTCCTGGTGTTTGTGTCGCCATTGTTCCTACCTCCGCGATTTCTTATCGCCGCCGCCATGTCCCCGATAAGTCCGGGTTGGCGCAAATTCTCCCAGCTTATGACCGACCATTTGTTCGCTCACGTATACGGGAACGTGAACTTTCCCGTTATGAACGCCAAATGTCATGCCGATCATTTGCGGCAGAATTGTGGATGCGCGTGACCAGGTTTTGATCACCTGGGTGTCTCCTTTTGCTCTTGCGTTTTCCACTTTTTTCATCAAGTGGTCAGCAATAAAGGGACCTTTTTTCAATGAACGTGCCATCGTTTTTGAGTCTCCTAACTTACGATTCGCGTCCGCCACGTCCGCGCTTAGAAGTCTTACGACGACGACGCACGATCAAGGCGCTACTCAGTTTTTTCTTCTTACGGGTCTTCGCACCCAGGGTCGGTTTACCCCAAGGAGTCACAGGTCCAGAACGTCC
Coding sequences within it:
- a CDS encoding 50S ribosomal protein L18 (similar to AA sequence:cyanobase_aa:LBDG_49280), with amino-acid sequence MSKVSRRESTQKRHARIRRRVSGTSERPRLAVFRSNQHIYVQLIDDVAQHTIASASTVDPEVKDKIESGANCAAASEVGKLIAQRAKAKGIEQVVFDRGGNLYHGRVQTLADAAREAGLNF
- a CDS encoding ribosomal protein L6 (similar to AA sequence:cyanobase_aa:LBDG_49270), producing MSRIGKRPITIPAKVTVTVSGQQVVVKGPKGELSRVLPAGVTIETEGDTINVNRVNDSRMARERHGLCRTLVANMVEGVSNGFQRRLEIQGVGYRAAVQGKNLNMNMGYSHPVLIEPPDGVQFQVENNTNVIVTGIDKEIVGNTAAKIRAVRPPEPYKGKGIRYQGEVVRRKVGKTGGKGKK
- a CDS encoding 30S ribosomal protein S8 (similar to AA sequence:cyanobase_aa:LBDG_49260) — its product is MAANDTISDMLTRIRNASLARHQTTEVPSTRMTRSIAEVLVAEGFIASVEEVGEIPKKNLVLGLKYKGKNRKPIITALKRVSRPGLRVYKNRKDLPRVLGGIGIAIVSTSSGIMTDREARKTGIGGEVLCYVW
- a CDS encoding hypothetical protein (ribosomal L5P family C-terminal domain protein;~similar to AA sequence:cyanobase_aa:LBDG_49250), which gives rise to MSNRLKTSYQEKVVPKLTEQFSYKNIHEVPKVVKITVNRGLGEASQNAKALEASVNELAIITGQKPVVTRAKKAIAGFKIRQGMPVGVMVTLRADRMYNFLDRLMNLALPRIRDFRGISPKSFDGRGNYTLGLREQLIFPEIEYDSIDQIRGMDISIITTANTDEEGRALLKEMGMPFRDN
- a CDS encoding 50S ribosomal protein L24 (similar to AA sequence:cyanobase_aa:LBDG_49240), whose amino-acid sequence is MPFKKKKSLVALKMHVKAGDTVQVISGNDKGKVGEIVRAFPKLSKVIVKGVNLKTKHIKPQQEGESGRIETYEFPIHSSNVMLYSQKEKVASRVCYTFTEDGRKVRKLVKTGEIID
- a CDS encoding ribosomal protein L14 (similar to AA sequence:cyanobase_aa:LBDG_49230): MIQQESYLNVADNSGARKLMCIRVLGGNRRYAGVGDVIVAVVKDAIPNMAVKKSDVVKAVIVRTRKTLRRDSGMSIRFDDNAAVIINADGNPRGTRVFGPVARELREKNFTKIVSLAPEVL
- a CDS encoding 30S ribosomal protein S17 (similar to AA sequence:cyanobase_aa:LBDG_49220); translation: MAVKERVGLVVSDKMDKTVVVAVESRTAHPKYGKIVVRTKRYKAHDEENKCKQGDRVRIQETRPLSRTKCWTVLEIVSTKA
- a CDS encoding ribosomal protein L29, putative (similar to AA sequence:cyanobase_aa:LBDG_49210), coding for MALPKIADARSLNDEELSDQILSTKKELFQLRMQQGTRQLEKPHQFKHVKHRLSQLLTVERERQLKGE
- a CDS encoding 50S ribosomal protein L16 (similar to AA sequence:cyanobase_aa:LBDG_49200), with the translated sequence MLSPRRTKFRKQQRGRMKGLATRGSQLNFGDFGLQALEPTWITSRQIEASRRAMTRYIRRGGQIWIRIFPDKPVTARAAETRMGSGKGAPEYWVAVVKPGRIMFEIAGVPEETAREAMRLAQYKLPIKTKFITRQQVVEEES
- a CDS encoding 30S ribosomal protein S3 (similar to AA sequence:cyanobase_aa:LBDG_49190); the encoded protein is MGQKINPNGFRLGVIKEHRSRWFADSDRYPDLLQEDHKIRHFFTKNPKNLDNLKKPGISEIRIERKADQIDLEIRTSRPGVVVGRGGAGIEVLRTNLQQALGASDRQIRINVVEVARVDADAALIGEYIAEQLERRVSFRRVVRQAIQRAQRAGIEGIKIQVSGRLNGAEIARPEASREGSVPLHTLRADIDYVCTTAQTIYGTLGIKVWVFKGEILPGQEREAEVVAPNQQPRRRQQRRQRFEDRSNEG
- a CDS encoding ribosomal protein L22 (similar to AA sequence:cyanobase_aa:LBDG_49180); the encoded protein is MATQTPGEVKAVARYIRMSPFKVRRVLDQIRGRSYREALIILEFMPYRACEPVLKVLRSAAANAEHNEGLNRGDLVVSQAFADQGPVLKRFRPRAQGRAYQIRKPTCHITIGVAPGADS
- a CDS encoding 30S ribosomal protein S19 (similar to AA sequence:cyanobase_aa:LBDG_49170), with product MARSLKKGPFIADHLMKKVENARAKGDTQVIKTWSRASTILPQMIGMTFGVHNGKVHVPVYVSEQMVGHKLGEFAPTRTYRGHGGGDKKSRR